DNA from Gracilinanus agilis isolate LMUSP501 chromosome 3, AgileGrace, whole genome shotgun sequence:
AGATTGTTTAGAGGATTTTTCTTTTAACTATCAAAGAAGTAAAATCTCTTCCTTGAGACATGTTGTTCAATACTGgctttttgctttttcatttgttttcagagTTCTGAACCAGGTGCAGCCAGTCAAGACCAGGCCTTGTCTGCTCAACAAGCTGCTGTTATTAACCTGACTGGAGTTGGGAGCTTTATGCAGTCCCAGGCAGCCGGTATGTCAGTGCTTAACTTATGCTGTATTTTCAAGCAAAAAGTACTCAATCCAAAATTCACTTGCCATTTTTATTTCaccttttgaattatttttttcttttcctttccaggcAAATGATAACTGGGGACTTAAAGTAGAAAGTAGAGTTGGTCTTAATGTGTGAATTCTGAGATCTGTCAGTTGAGGGCCCTCTTAGTTTTTCCATTACATGAAGTTGTAGTTGATCAATTGCCTGGCCCTCCACAGATTACTAACTGTAGTTGTTCCGCATGTTACAGTTACTGTTTTGCACAGTTACTAAATTAATTGGGGAGTTAGAAAACATCTTTTGTAAATGTCAATCAGTAATTGTGCACATTATCTGCTTATTTATATGAATCCTTTtctacattttatctttttttttctgtcagtttGCATATCCACAGTCTATTGGGACAAATCAGTTAACTACTCTGCTTCACTTCCTCATCTATAGTTTAGGGATGGGACTAGAAGGAGAACCCTAAGGTctatttataagaaataattcaTTAGAAATGTAACTTGAATCATTAAAACTGCAATTAAAATAGTAATCCATATTGCGTATAAGTCAGATACTAGGGGAATAGCTATTACATGGAACACATTTAGAAGGTCACTCAATTTTGGGAATCCCGTTACTTATTCTATTCCCTACTCAACCCCCACATAACAGCACCAGAAATGTGAACATAGGTACCATTTAATATATGGAAGGAATGAACTTTTGGAAACAAGCAATTAGTAATTGTTATTCCTAGTTTTGAATTATAGCATAGGTATGATGATACCTACAAaatggtttagtggaaagagcaatgaatttCAAGTTGTGTTGTGGGTTCTAGTTCTGGCTCTGTCACTAACAAGCATGTGACGTTGGATAGAAATTACTTAAATTCTCTGGGCCTTGAGTTCTCTACcttggaaattaaggagattgGACTGAATAATTactaagattctttccagttcaaattcTGTATTTTTATCAAAATGAATGACCCATATTTTGTTCAAATATTGTTTGACATCAACATAAGCCATTGTCTCAAAACACTCATTTGGTATCTATAAGTTATCTTATTTAAGCTATCTTTCTGCTCCTGAGAACATCAGAAACCTATATACTTTTTAATCTTATGGGTAGCAGTTTTTGATACTGGAAAAATACCTTCCAAAATAAACAGCAAGATTTTATTCCAAACTTAACATTGAGTTCCCCTCTTACACCCCACCCCTCAAAAAAAACCTTAAGAATGTACAAGTTCTATATGAAAACTTGTTGCATGTCCACAAAGCTTTATAACCTAATTGCATGTTTCAACTAACAAGTGATTACATTTATTCTGAAATGTTTGTGATTTTATACCTAGAATTAATCATACTGACAGCCTTTCTATTATCCCACTTTTCTGTGTTGCCATTTTCTAACTCTGATAACCTTCAAACCTTTTTGACTGGCctgctttccccttctcctttctgtAGTGTTGTCTCAGCTTGGCTCTGCCGAGAACAGACCTGAGCAAAGCCTTCCTCAGCAGAGATTCCAGCTCTCCTCTGCCTttcaacagcagcagcaacagatACAAGTAATCCAGCAACTTCACtctgattacattttttaaaaaatacaattctaAGCTCCCAAAGTGCCCCTAATACTCTGGTTTagttttctcttaattcttttatGCACTATAATATTCAGTAAATAAAGTTAGTAGTCAATTTAGCATCCAGAGTTCCAACATACTGATCATTTGACTtttgatatttaacattttatacaTTCAAGTCATCTTTTTCTAATTCAACATTCAAGGAGTCCTGGCGACACATTACCAGTTCTTCCCAGTTGCCATTCTAATTTCAAAACCAAAGAATGCTTAAGTGCAAGTATTTTTGACATTATAGTGCAGAAAATATAGCAGCGTTCATACTACTAAATGTCATAATTTCTggtgtttttaattattttagtatAAATAACCAATATAGCAAGGAAAAGGAACTTGAAACTTGAGATGTAATTATATTGTTACAAACTCCCACCATGAACCAAGTTGGTAACTGAAGTTGCTGAGTTACTACAGTAATAACTGACagggcaaaataacaaaaaaaaattgaagttgaTCCATGATCTTTAAAAGGCCCTCAGCAGGCTTCCGTGCCACTGGTGCTGCTTGACTGTGCATTGATTGTCTCAATGTGGTACAGTCCCCTTTTTGTTATTACGGTGCTTTCTCACTTTCAAGTTTTGTTATTTTCCACCATTCTTTCTGAAGAAAAGCACCTGTCCATACCTACCTAAATTTAACataacttgaatttttttccttccccctttggCAGCAGTTGCGATTCTTACAGCATCAAATGGCtatggcagcagcagcagcagcagcacaaaCAGCTCAGCTCCATCGGCATCAACATACAGGCAGCCagtcaaaaagtaaaatgaagagaGGCACGCCAACCACTCCAAAATTCTGAGTCTCGCattatttagggttttttttctctttaaaaaaagagcatTGAATCAAAGGGTTCTTCTGGGTTTTTATTTcacttgcttttgttttgttgggtttttttaagtgtcaGTATTTTACATGGCTAGAGTGGGGGCAGAAGTACCAAGTTAATATGGGAACCCAATTGTggtttaagattttttaaattagggAGTTCATCTAACAAACTAGGGTTGGTTTTCTTAAGTCACAGCCTTTTAAAACAGTTGTTTTACTgtgcatttttttccattaaggaATACTGTATATAGTATAAGGAGGTGGCCTAAGAAATTCTAGGGGGGAAAAAGGATTTTGTAAATGTAGTAttgatatttgtttatttagtaTAAAAGATTTGTGAGCACTGTAACAAATACAATTTTTACAAAtccattttgaaaaatatgtGCTGGCTGTTTATTTTGGTTTCATACTCTTAATTACTTCATCCATCAGTTTCTTTACTTCTTTGTGTCTTGTAACTGCCCGACTCATACAGTCCTGAAGTTTAGCTCCAGTTAGCCCACTTCCACctgaaaagaaattttatatactaaactggttattttaatttttcctattcatgctaattttaaacaaaatacaaCTACCTGAAAAAACATAACatggaaatggaagaatattttattGTCCCACTAGGCTATGACATACAAGAATGCTAAAAGTAGTCTTGTTCTGTAGAGAATCTGAAGTAGGAAAGAGAGAATGACAGTCACTAAATCCTGATGAACAAAACCATATTTTTCTTAAAGATACAGTGTTAATGCATGATTAAGCTAATATTTAAGGGTAGGAATATTTTTAGATCTGAAGTAAAATAACATGCCTGGTTTGTGAAGACAACAAAGCTTGCCTTCTTCATCCATTACGACTGTTAAGGTTCCTGTTGCCAGATGTTCCTCTTCTCCAGTAGGGTCAACTATAAGTAAAGTACTATAGAAAACAAGATTAACTAATTCTTTGCAATTCACTTTAACACTCAAAACAAACATATTCAGAAGGGAACAGGTTCAATTAATTGAGACTATTTGAAatttcaaaattacaaagaacaaaggGGACAGAAATTCCAATCATCCCTATGAAAGTCGTGTAGTGAAAGAGAATTAGGTTAAGTCCTAGTTTTATAATGCTTTATTATATGATCTTGGGTGACATTAAAGCTTTCTAAGCCCattgtttcatctataaaatgggtataattttTGTGCTTCCTACTTGAAGattgaagacaaaatgaaatagtatGTGTAATTTCTGTTTAGCCAAAAACAGTTAAAAGCAACTTGGAAACCTTCAATCTATATTTGCAAACAACAAGgataaaaaattattgataaatgATAACATTGAAGCAGTTTTCCCCAAAATAAAAGTTTCTCCCATGTAAACCAAGAAGAAAAGAGTGTATATTTAAAACATTCTACTACCTTATTAACTTACTCATCAAATATAGCAAATGATGTGGCAATTGGATGTGTTCTAATATTCAagtgacttttcttttttaaattaacttcagCTAAACCAGTTTCTTCATTAATAATAACTGCTGGTAGTTGTACTGCAAAAAGACAAATAATTATTAGTCTCTAAAAGGCATCTGAGTTGTAAAGTACTCTCATTAGCTAACcccaaataaaattttctttcttcccatctcAGTTTTATCAGAAGCAAtcttaacatataaaatatatctgaatttctcttaaaattaaaataagtacaGATGTGAATCTTTATTACTGTCACATAAAATAAGATGTGAAGGCAGAGGTAAAAGATTTATGTGGATACTACCAACATGCAAAATTAAGCATAATTCATGCCCATAGACCTTTCTACAGAAAACCTAAATAAAGCCATTaactattaatttaataaatgtacTAATTAAATCTGCTTTTGACAGCTAATTCCAGTTAGCTTACTGTAATATATTGGTAGGGAGGACCAGCTCTGGTAAATGTTACTAATTGGCCCCAGTTAGTCAGCAGGAGAGAGGTCAACATGTTAtgggggaaagaggggaaggagtcTGTTACTCCCTGAAGCCAAATTCCTCTAGCAGCAAACTTGTATAAAGAAACAAAGGTGGGTGGAAAAGAAAGAATACCAAGCTGCTTCAAAACAAGATCCCCCCCCCCAGCCACCATGCCATCTGCTTAAGTTAAGATAAAGATTCCCCCCCAAAGTAAATTGTTTTGGCAGGGGAGATTGTGTCTCTGATCTGGGTAGATGGATTCAGCAGTTAATAACATGGCAGTATATAAAAGACTTTGAAAGTATGTGAATGAGGAACTTCCCATTTTTTGAATTTGCAAAAAACAATGTCATCTGTTCCTAGGGGGTACAATTTAGCCAATTACTGGATGCAAAGCAGCACACGGTAGTATAGTAGGGGAAATAACATGAAGCGTAAAACACTAGAGGAGCTATATCACCTGGGTTTGAAGCCCAGCTCAGATAGTTTATAGCTGTGTCCTAGGAAATATGACATCAACAACctcatgtaaaatgggaataaccaggggcagcggggtagctcaatgtattgagagccaggcccagacttgaggtcctgggttcaaatctatcctcactcttcctggctgtgtgaccctaggcaagtcacttcacccccattgcctagcccttaccactcttctgccttagaaccaatacacagtattgattctaagaggtaggtaagggcttaaaaataaataaaatgggaatcacCAACTCTTCAAAGGATTCCAAGAAGTGTTTTGTACATCTTAAAATGTCATAAATGTGAGATGTTATACAGAACTGTGTAGCGCCTTTTCTTAAAGGTTTATAATTTTAagttcacaaaatattttttctaacagGCAAAACCAAAACACAAGGGACAGTATGAGTAAAACTaattttttatgtaatttttgTACTCAAATTACTATTGGTCACAAAActgaattttaattataaaaacaaaaccaaataactATAATAAGATATGTTTCTCTTAATACCATTGCTAAATGTGACTTCAAATTATACCATTTGTTTGCAGTAGCTGAAGATGTCTTAACAGCAACACATGCTTGATTATTCAATTACCAGTCAGTTTACTTACCAGTTGGAATCCTATTACTGAGGTAAGTCTATAAACTTTGTTATTTAGCTCACTTACCATTTTTTAAAGCTGCTAACAAAGCAAATGTGCAGGCATCCAAAATGTTCCCATCATAGTCAAGGCATATGAGATCACAATATAGAACCCATGCAAGCTAAAAAAAAGTTTCCACAGAAAGAGCCTTTTACTGGATATAACGATagtaaaattaatttgtattagCAGGAATCTCAAATCCACAGTCTGGAAACTACTTACCGTCCAAATCATAAACTATATAGCCTTTCATCCCTCTGTTAAGAGGAATATGTAAGTCCAAGTAGTAGAGTAAGTTATGAAAGTTTAAAACAAATATGCAACTTGAATTTGGGGTTATATGAATTTTTCCTTAATGAGTATCACCAGTGCTTGAGTTTACCTTCAGAAATTCTCTGACATCTTAAAATGAACTCAATTTTAGATTAAACATTTTCCcacagaaattttattttctgtaatagTAGTTAGGCTCTTTGATATGAATACCACTCATTTTCATTGGCTTAACTACGATTCATAGCAATGTTCCTATGAGAAAATGCATAACAGAATTCAAACTACTTGCACACTTAAGAACACTTCAGAAACATCCTTTATTTAGCTCTAGGCTATCCCTCAACCTCATCCCTTGCCCTCAGTCCAGTCAGTTGCCAGATCTACTTATAAAACATCTTTTGCCTCCTTACTCCTTTTCCCACTCCTGGACAACACCTAGTTTAGGTCTTTACCTCTCACCCAGACTTGCACAATAAGTTTTCCCCCCCCTaaccttctcttagaattgacactaagtattggttctgaggcaaaaatctgttgtaagggctaggcagatggggataagtgactttcctagggccacaaagctacaaagtatctgaagccagatttgaggccaggtcctcccaactccagacctggtggtTTTTCCACTTTGCTACTTTGCCACTCCTATAAACTTTTAATCTTCCTCC
Protein-coding regions in this window:
- the EXOSC8 gene encoding exosome complex component RRP43 gives rise to the protein MAAGFKTVEPLEYYRRFLKENCRPDGRELGEFRTTTVNIGSITTADGSALVKLGNTTVICGVKAEFAAPPVDSLNKGYIVPNVDLPPLCSSRFRSGPPGEEAQVASQFIADVIENSQIIQKEDLCISHGKLAWVLYCDLICLDYDGNILDACTFALLAALKNVQLPAVIINEETGLAEVNLKKKSHLNIRTHPIATSFAIFDDTLLIVDPTGEEEHLATGTLTVVMDEEGKLCCLHKPGGSGLTGAKLQDCMSRAVTRHKEVKKLMDEVIKSMKPK